The Coleofasciculus sp. FACHB-T130 nucleotide sequence CGATGCTCCAGCGCTCAATCTCATCGAGCAACTAAACCGGCTGGGGGCGAAAGTGAAAGCCTACGATCCAATTGTTTCTTCAACTGGGATGCGTCATGGGTTAACCGGCGTGATGGTGGAAACCGATCCCGAACGGCTGGCTGATGGCTGTGACGCCCTTGTGTTGGTGACAGAGTGGCAGCAGTTCCAGACCCTAGACTACAGCAAAATGTCTAAGCTGATGAACAACGCGGTGATGATTGATGGTCGTAACTTCCTCAACCGGAAGGAAATAGAAAGCGCCGGTTTCCAATACATCGGTGTTGGTCGCTAGGAAAAGTTTTGAGTTAGGGAGTTATGAGTTAATAACTCATAACTCCCTAACTCTTTGCCTGACTTGGTACCAGATTAGACCAGCGACAATTAATCCCAGACCCATTTGCCAGATTTGCGGCTCTACCCAGAAAGCCAGGAACAGGCAAGATCCTAGACCTGCCCAGGCTATCCATTTGGGATAGAGCCGTTCTGAATCTGGCATTTTTAATGCTGCCAGATTGGTAATTGCATAGTAAATCAAGACGTTAAAGGCACTGAACGACCAAGTCGTTTTGACATTGCCAAGCAGAACTAAAAGGGCGATCGCAATTCCTACCACGACCACCGCTAAATCGGGTGTCGTTCCTTGCCGATTTAGCCGTGCCAAAATTCTGGGCATATCCCCGCGTCTTCCCATCGCCAGCAGCACGCGGGACAAACCCAAAATCAAGTTTAATAGTACCCCCAGCATCGCCGCGATCGCACCAATTGATAAAATCGCCGCACCTCTTGAACCGGCAACGCTGCGAACTGCCACCTCGAGGGGTGCTGCCTGTGCCTGGGTTGGTTTGCCCAAAATTTCTGTCCCGACCGCCCCAATGCCAACCGTTGCCACTGCCATGTAAAGCAACATTGTCACCCCCAGGCTAACAATCATCGCGATTGGGATTGTCTTCCGGGGTTCCCGTGCTTCCTCGCCCAACGTGGCAATCCTTCCATAACCCGTGTAAGCCACAAACATCAGCGCACTGGCTTGGAGTACCGTCGCCGGAGAACCTTTGAAAAATGGCGTGAGATTTTCTGTACCAACCTCTGTGGCGCGGGGTAGACAGATAAGGACAAAGAAAATTAAAGAGAGCAGCGACACCGAGACGATGGCAATATTGGCGCGATTAGAGCGGCGAATCCCGCTCAAAACAATTAAAGTCATCAAAATTGCCGCAGCTAGCGCCGTGGGAATCAGAAATCCCCGCCCATACAAACCTGTCGCATTCAGCAAGTAGCCAGCAAAACCTAAAGCTGCCGTTGCTGCTGAAGCAGTCTTTGCCAAGAGAAACATCCAGCCTGCGGTAAAACCTAGACTCGGATTGAGATACTTGTAGCCATATTCGTAGCTGCCACCGCTGACGGCGTGATTCGCTGCTAACTGGGCACTATTGAGACCGTTGCAGGTTGCCACAACGGCTCCAATCGCGATCGCCAAAATTACCGCCGGTCCTGCGATTCCGGCGGCAATGCCGATGCTGACAAACACGCCCGTGCCTACGATCGAACCCAAACCCATCATCGTGGCACCCAAAACCCCTAACTCTCTCTGAAGCTGCGGGGGTGAGGTTCCAGCAGTCACAAGATATCTCCCAGATAACACTACTGTTATCCTAAGGCTGAGAGGTTAAGACACAGTTGTGCGATCGCTTACCTTAAGGAATTAAGGATAGAAAAGGGGTGTTCAACCACCACGCCTTATCCCTGTTCCTTTTAACGCAGTTCTGACCCTGCGACTGCCTACTAACCGATGACGATTGACTACAATCAAGGATTATTGGGAACGCGCTCGATTTGGGCATAGCCACTGAAAATTAGCTTATCTCCTTGGGTCTCCAAGCGGTTAATTCGCATGGTTACGCCGTCAAGATTAAAGCGATCCAAATCGACCATGTTATCTAAAATTTCAGAAAATGCCGAGGTCAACGTCTGAGAAATCTCCCGTGTTTCTTCTGGCACCGCCTCTGCCTGAAATTGAGGATCTTTAAACCGAATTCGACGTCGCCGTTCCACGCTTAAGGTTGATTTCATGCTGAGTGGCACCAATCCTTTTTCGCCCAAATCTGCCTTTGCAAAAATTTGCACTTGGTTTTCGGGCAGCAGCTGTACTTGGACTTCGGTAAAGGAAACGGGCTGACCGCCAGATAAATCTGTCAAAGCTGGTGTGGAAATATCTTGCAGGCGCTTCTGCACCAGTTCTGCCTGAAAGGATTGGTTAATATCTGCCTGGGTTAGCGTCACCTGTACAACTGCCTGGGTGGGTTGCTTAAGGCGAATCTGACCTTGCATTACACAACTGAAGTCAATCGAGACGGCGTCTGTCTCAAACGACATCTCCTCGGTGCGAAACTCGCGGCGAATCACAAGACCACTACCGCTCATTTTGAAGCTGTCAATACTGCCCTGCAAAAGCTTGCTGGAGGGATAGCAGCGAACAGCAACTTCCACAGACTCACTCTGGGTAAACATGTGGCGAATAGTCTTGCTAGCGACTGTATTGAGGAGGCGTTCTCCCCAATCAGTGCCAGTATTGTTTGTGAAACCAGTAAGGCCGCCTAACATAATGTTTCGCGTCCATAAGAGTGCTTACTCTCTTGTTTGTAACAAAATATTAACAAATAAGCAAGAAGACCTAAGACAGAGAGAACCCCAGAGAGCCTACTGCTTAAGGTTATCAGCCGGAAAATGGCGCGATTGATAGAATTTTCTGAATTTTCCAATTAGTTACAACAATTAGAGTCGCAGATGTGAGCAGATCGCCCTCTTGATGCGCGATCGCCTACAACATCACTAGGTGCTGCAAAGACTCTGGGCTAAAGATCCCAGATTACTGCCAAAAGTTGCAAAGTATCATTGGAGACAATTAAATTTCACAATCTCTAGAGTCTTCCGATGCCAGTAAGGGCAGGGCTTCCCTACTCCTTATGACAGATACACGAAAATTATTTGGAGTGTGGCAACGAAAGCATCATGACTCAGACTAGGGGAATTTTGAGCGACTGGTGTGGGATGAACACTGTTCTGTATTCTTAAGTTGACGGCGATGACACGGATCATTATTCGATATTACGATCCTAGCTATCCCTATCTAGAACGGGCTATCCGTTCGATTCAGGGAGATTTTGATATTGTTGTATACGATGATGGAAGCAATATTTTTCCTAATTTGGCTGCTGTTAAAAATAGATGCCAAATTAGACGCCTAGAGCATAAAGGGCCAGCTTCTACGCTGATACAGGCTCTGGCTGATGCAAAAAGAGAAAATGTAAAACAAGTATTTATTCTAGATGGGGATGATGAGGCGCTAGAGAGTTTACCAAGCTTTCTCAATGCATCCTTAGCATTACCTTATACAGCAGTTATCGGGCAGTTCAAGGATGTGCCTTCCCCAATTTATCAAGAGCAGGGAAATGAATTATTTCGAGAAGCGATCGCTAATTTAAAATTCTGCCCTCCCTGCTTCAGCCTCAAGATTGGAGACTGGGTACAAGACTTGCCCCGCATCTTCAACCTAGTGCAAACCGAATATCTCTCAACTGGCACTTTATTTTTAAGCTTATTCCTCTCTGGTCAAACCGGGATTTCTGTTGCTGAACAAGTGATTATCTGGAGACAGCACGAAGCCCAAACTTACAGACATCACCACCAGGAAAGGCATTTAACAGTACAGAGAATTTGGCAAATCTACTATCAAAAAGCTTTCGAGGAATATAGCAAAATCTTGCATCTCAATCCCCATGATGCTGTTGCTTATTACAATCGGGGTAATACTTGCTCCAGACTTGGCGATGGGCAAAAAGCAATTGAGGATTACACTCAGGCGCTGAATATCAATCCTAATTTTCCTGAAGCTTACACTAATCGAGGTGTCGCACGCTTCGATTTAGGAGATACTCAAGGAGCAATTGACGATTATACTCTGGCATTGCAGCTTAATCCTAACTTTGCCGCCGCCTACAATAACCGGGGGAATGCCCATTCTAAATTGGGTAACTATCCAGAAGCAATCGCCGATTTGCAGACATCTGCTCAAATTTTCTCTGTTCAAGGGTATATAAGTAACTACCAGGGATCGCAAAACCTCTTAGCTGAAGCCTATTTTAAAATGGGAGCAAGATTGTGGATGCAAGAACAGATTGAACAAGCGATCGCTTGTTATCAGAAAGCGCTGGAAGTTAAACCTGACTTTCCTGAAGCCTACTACGATTTAGGCATGATTTTCCAGCAAAAGGGTAGAGTTGCCGAGGCAATGAGCTATTACCGTAAACTCTTAACAATCAAGCCTGAATTTTCAAAAGCTCGTTATCAAATTGAGACAATATTGAAAGGTTATCAATTTTCTACAGACTGGTTTAGCCGCAACCTTGATATTTTGAATGAGCATCTTAAACCTTTATCTAAAATACCTGGATTAAATATTTTAGAAATAGGCAGTTGGGAGGGGCGATCTACTTGCTGGTTTTTAGAAAATATTTTAATAGATAGTTCTAGCCAAATTACCTGTATAGATACCTTTGCAGGTAGCTTAGAACATCAAAGATATGATTGTGACTATCTAAGCTCTGTAGAAGAGCGATTTGACTTTAATATAAATCGTACGGGTGCAGCGGAAAAGGTACGAAAAATAGTAGGTAGATCTCAACAAATATTGCGTTTGTTACCCTTGGGTTTTTATGATTTAGTTTACATTGATGGCTCCCACCTAGCCAGCGATGTTCTGGAAGATGCAGTTTTAACTTGGGCGCTTGTTAAAGTTGGCGGCACGATCATTTTTGACGATTATGATTTTATTTTTGCAGAAAATTCCTTTCAAAATACTAAGGTGGGGATAGACGCTTTTGTGTCAGTATTTTCCGATAAAATTAAATTCATCCATAAGTCTCATCAAATTCTTCTAAAAAAACTTTTTTCTTAGACTTGGTTGTTTTTAGTTCCTGAAGACAATCCTGGTTGAGATAAGTTATAACAGCAGTATAATAACTGTCCAGAAAGTACATCACAGTTAGCGATTGGTTAAAGGAACAACCCGTGTAAACAAAAACGTAGTGACTTCGGCAAAGCAGAACTGCGATTGGTTGTTCAATATTTCTTAATATCTGCAAGAGAGAGCAATTATGAAACCCTTAGTGAGAAAAGTTAGCCTAGTGATGGCAGCCTTGCCTCTAGCAGGAGTCATCAGCTTAGAAAAAGCATTGGCACAACCCATCATTCCGGCTGCTGATGGCACTGGTACCCTTGTCAACGTCAATGGCGATCGCTTCGACATCACTGGCGGTAAGCTATCAAGCCAAGGTGAGAATCTCTTCCACAGCTTTAACCAATTTGATCTCCATCAAGGTGAGATTGCCAACTTCCTATCCACCCCCAGCATTCAGAATATTCTCGGTCGAGTTGTGGGTGGAGATGTCTCCGTCATTAATGGCTTAATTCAAGTCACTGGCGGCAATTCAAACTTATTTTTGATGAATCCAGCCGGAATTGTATTTGGCAACAACGCTAGTCTAAATGTGCCTGCATCTTTCACTGCCACCACCGCCAACAGTATCGGCTTTGGCAATAATTGGTTTAATGCCATCGGTAACAATAATTATGCCGCTTTAGAAGGAAATCCCAGCACTTTTGCTTTCACGGCTCCCCAACCCGGTGCCATCGTTAACTCTGGAAACTTAGCAGTAGGACAGGGGAAAAATCTCACCTTACTCGGTGGCACTATCGTTAATACTGGGCAACTTTTGGCACCAGAAGGAAATATTACTGTGGCAGCGGTTTCCGGCGGAAAATCCGTGCGGATTAGTCAACCTGGAAACCTACTCAGTTTGGAGGTCGCGACTCAGAATTTTAATCCCCAATCCCCTATCCCTAATCCTCAATCCGTACCGCAGCTGCTGACTGGCGGAAAAATTGGGAATGCGACTAAACTCACTGTTAATAGTAAAGGTCAAGTGGTACTCACGGGATCTGGCGTTGCAATCCCCACCGATACAGGTACTGCGATTGTAGCTGGCAACCTTAACGCATCCGGTCAGACTGGCGGTAAAGTGCAGGTTCTGGGTGACAAAGTAGGGCTGGTGGGTGCCAACATCAACGCTTCCGGCAGTCTTGGCGGCGGAACGGTGCTAATTGGCGGCGATTATCAAGGAAAGGGAACGGTACCGAATGCCTCGAGAACTTATGTCAGTCCAGACTCTTCGATCGATGTCGATAGCAAGAACAACGGTAATGGGGGTCGTGCGATCGTTTGGTCTGACAAGGCAACTGAATTTTACGGCAATATCAGCGCTCGTGGCGGCAAAAATTCCGGCGACGGCGGATTTGTGGAAGTTTCAGGCAAGGAAAGCTTAACTTTCAAAGGTAAGGTGGATACGCTAGCGCCACAAGGTAAGGCGGGAACCTTACTACTTGATCCACTCAATATCACGGTAACAGATCAAAGTGCGGGTCCGGGAGCGCAAGACGTTGAATTAGCCGATGGCACAATTCTTGAGGGTGATGCTCCTGCAAATTTCATCATTTCGGAAACCGAACTGGAAAATGCCTCCGCCTCTGGCAATGTGATTTTGCAAGCGACTAACAACA carries:
- a CDS encoding amino acid permease; this translates as MTAGTSPPQLQRELGVLGATMMGLGSIVGTGVFVSIGIAAGIAGPAVILAIAIGAVVATCNGLNSAQLAANHAVSGGSYEYGYKYLNPSLGFTAGWMFLLAKTASAATAALGFAGYLLNATGLYGRGFLIPTALAAAILMTLIVLSGIRRSNRANIAIVSVSLLSLIFFVLICLPRATEVGTENLTPFFKGSPATVLQASALMFVAYTGYGRIATLGEEAREPRKTIPIAMIVSLGVTMLLYMAVATVGIGAVGTEILGKPTQAQAAPLEVAVRSVAGSRGAAILSIGAIAAMLGVLLNLILGLSRVLLAMGRRGDMPRILARLNRQGTTPDLAVVVVGIAIALLVLLGNVKTTWSFSAFNVLIYYAITNLAALKMPDSERLYPKWIAWAGLGSCLFLAFWVEPQIWQMGLGLIVAGLIWYQVRQRVREL
- a CDS encoding tetratricopeptide repeat protein, which gives rise to MTRIIIRYYDPSYPYLERAIRSIQGDFDIVVYDDGSNIFPNLAAVKNRCQIRRLEHKGPASTLIQALADAKRENVKQVFILDGDDEALESLPSFLNASLALPYTAVIGQFKDVPSPIYQEQGNELFREAIANLKFCPPCFSLKIGDWVQDLPRIFNLVQTEYLSTGTLFLSLFLSGQTGISVAEQVIIWRQHEAQTYRHHHQERHLTVQRIWQIYYQKAFEEYSKILHLNPHDAVAYYNRGNTCSRLGDGQKAIEDYTQALNINPNFPEAYTNRGVARFDLGDTQGAIDDYTLALQLNPNFAAAYNNRGNAHSKLGNYPEAIADLQTSAQIFSVQGYISNYQGSQNLLAEAYFKMGARLWMQEQIEQAIACYQKALEVKPDFPEAYYDLGMIFQQKGRVAEAMSYYRKLLTIKPEFSKARYQIETILKGYQFSTDWFSRNLDILNEHLKPLSKIPGLNILEIGSWEGRSTCWFLENILIDSSSQITCIDTFAGSLEHQRYDCDYLSSVEERFDFNINRTGAAEKVRKIVGRSQQILRLLPLGFYDLVYIDGSHLASDVLEDAVLTWALVKVGGTIIFDDYDFIFAENSFQNTKVGIDAFVSVFSDKIKFIHKSHQILLKKLFS
- a CDS encoding DUF2993 domain-containing protein codes for the protein MLGGLTGFTNNTGTDWGERLLNTVASKTIRHMFTQSESVEVAVRCYPSSKLLQGSIDSFKMSGSGLVIRREFRTEEMSFETDAVSIDFSCVMQGQIRLKQPTQAVVQVTLTQADINQSFQAELVQKRLQDISTPALTDLSGGQPVSFTEVQVQLLPENQVQIFAKADLGEKGLVPLSMKSTLSVERRRRIRFKDPQFQAEAVPEETREISQTLTSAFSEILDNMVDLDRFNLDGVTMRINRLETQGDKLIFSGYAQIERVPNNP